The Manduca sexta isolate Smith_Timp_Sample1 chromosome 17, JHU_Msex_v1.0, whole genome shotgun sequence genome includes a window with the following:
- the LOC115442370 gene encoding zinc finger CW-type PWWP domain protein 1: MENADIPTEKTQEPTEEANQIANSSMVCPTEKIYKNKSSIQFAENTENTSSQKSSSYKEVLSQPDPGLSHRQKLFWLQKHRTLGIWVQCDDCERWRYLPNLLDSSELPHRWYCRMNTDKALADCSAPETPIHIREEEDLIHSVYSSGSVVWARLNGWPWWPAMVDDCPDVEQFYWLDGFSDIPTHYNVVFFDVHDVTRAWIAPEQLKPYNANKTISKHLLKLKKYRLRLEAAITQADDAVRLPLLDRLEKYSFLTRYKGHIASPKRVNQKDLLRYQKIFKRKFNVEFPIETSSDSEDEVDRRKPVINTKTAKNKKTRVENLSNKLCGVMKTRSIPKNETNRIKHNSEKSNNEPDSIAVLVGSDVNPSLTTTIGNDAKTNISEPKHAIESSQLPLLQDGNASPSSDDFDFL, from the exons atggaaaaTGCAGATATACCAACAGAAAAGACGCAGGAACCTACTGAAGAAGCCAACCag ATTGCTAATTCGTCCATGGTATGTCCaaccgaaaaaatatataaaaataaatccagcATACAATTCGCTGAAAATACGGAAAATACAAGTTCGCAAAAAAGCAG CTCATACAAAGAAGTGCTGAGTCAACCAGATCCAGGGTTGTCACACCGCCAAAAACTTTTCTGGCTGCAGAAACATCGCACGCTTGGAATATGGGTACAATGCGATGACTGCGAGCGTTGGCGGTATCTACCTAACCTTCTGGATAGTTCTGAATTACCCCATCGATGGTACTGTCGGATGAACACAG ACAAAGCATTAGCGGATTGCTCTGCACCCGAAACGCCGATTCATATCCGTGAAGAAGAAGATCTAATCCACAGTGTTTATTCATCGGGATCAGTGGTGTGGGCTCGTCTGAACGGGTGGCCGTGGTGGCCCGCCATGGTTGATGATTGTCCTGACGTTGAGCAGTTTTATTGGCTTGACGGATTTTCTGATATACCA ACACATTACAACGTTGTATTCTTTGATGTACATGACGTGACACGTGCATGGATAGCTCCAGAGCAATTAAAACCTTACAAtgccaataaaacaatatccaaacatttacttaaattaaaaaaatatagacttCGTCTCGAAGCTGCCATCACTCAAGCTGATGATGCCGTAAGACTACCGCTTTTAGATCGTTTAGAAAAATATAGCTTCCTTACAAGATATAAGGGTCATATTGCAAGCCCAAAAAGAGTAAACCAAAAGGACCTGTTGAggtatcaaaaaatatttaagagaaAATTCAACGTTGAGTTCCCAATAGAGACCTCATCTGATTCAGAAGATGAAGTTGATAGGAGGAAGCCAGTGATAAATACGAAGACtgcaaaaaataagaaaacacgAGTCGAAAATTTAAGCAATAAGCTTTGTGGAGTTATGAAAACACGATCAATTCCGAAAAATGAGACAAATCGGATAAAACATAATTCTGAAAAGAGTAACAATGAGCCTGATTCGATTGCCGTTCTTGTAGGCAGTGATGTTAATCCGTCGCTTACTACTACGATTGGCAACG ATGCTAAAACCAATATTTCAGAACCAAAACATGCGATTGAGTCATCACAACTACCACTTTTACAGGACGGAAACGCTTCACCGTCCAGtgatgattttgattttttgtaa
- the LOC115442371 gene encoding elongation factor Tu, mitochondrial produces the protein MASISFVKSLVNPALKLVLKQSHCSHIRNTTLLPGLTPLSIVLQRHYAEKQVFERTKPHCNVGTIGHVDHGKTTLTAAITKVLSDLNLAQKKGYADIDNAPEEKARGITINVAHVEYQTEQRHYGHTDCPGHADYIKNMITGTAQMDGAILVVAATDGVMPQTREHLVLAKQIGIEHVVVFINKVDAADQEMVELVEMEIRELMSEMGYDGDKIPVIKGSALCALEGKSPEIGADAITKLLQEVDTFIPTPVRELDKPFLMPVESVHSIPGRGTVITGRLYRGVLKKGTECEIVGHGKVMKTTVTGVEMFHKTLEEAQAGDQLGALVRSIKREQIRRGMVMAKPGTTKAHDNLEAAVYILSKEEGGRAKPFTSYIQLQMFSMTWDCASQVTIPDKEMIMPGEDATLHLRLLKPMVCMTGQRFTLRLGDITLGTGVITKINNNLSEEERLKLLEGKKAREKAAAKK, from the exons atggcTTCAATATCATTCGTGAAAAGTTTGGTTAATCCAG ctttaaaattagtattaaaacAGAGCCACTGCTCTCACATCAGGAACACAACTCTTCTACCTGGATTGACCCCATTAAGCATTGTACTGCAAAGACATTATGCAGAGAAACAAGTATTTGAAAGAACAAAACCTCATTGCAATGTTGGCACAATTGGGCATGTTGACCATGGAAAGACAACACTTACAGCCGCCATTACCAAAG TATTATCAGACCTTAACTTAGCTCAAAAGAAGGGCTATGCAGATATTGACAATGCTCCAGAAGAAAAAGCTCGTGGTATCACCATTAATGTAGCCCATGTTGAATATCAGACAGAGCAAAGGCATTATGGACACACGGACTGCCCTGGTCATGCTGATTATATTAAG AACATGATCACAGGCACAGCTCAGATGGACGGTGCCATACTGGTAGTAGCAGCCACAGATGGTGTTATGCCTCAAACGCGTGAGCATTTGGTGCTTGCGAAGCAGATTGGTATTGAGCATGTTGTAGTGTTCATCAACAAGGTGGATGCTGCAGACCAGGAGATGGTTGAGCTTGTTGAGATGGAAATTCGTGAGCTCATGAGCGAAATGGGCTATGATGGTGATAAAATACCTGTGATTAAAG ggTCAGCTCTGTGTGCTCTGGAAGGCAAGAGTCCTGAAATAGGCGCCGACGCTATCACTAAACTATTGCAGGAAGTGGACACGTTCATTCCCACTCCAGTTCGTGAATTGGACAAACCATTCCTCATGCCTGTTGAGTCCGTACACTCCATTCCCGGCCGTGGTACTGTCATCACTGGCCGTTTGTACAGAG gtgTTCTCAAGAAGGGTACTGAGTGTGAAATTGTTGGACACGGTAAAGTAATGAAGACGACTGTTACTGGTGTTGAGATGTTCCACAAAACTCTGGAGGAAGCGCAGGCTGGAGACCAGCTAGGCGCCTTGGTTCGCTCCATTAAAAGGGAACAGATCAGGCGCGGTATGGTCATGGCTAAACCTGGTACTACTAAGGCACATGACAATCTTGAAGCTGCGGTTTACATCCTGAGCAAGGAGGAGGGTGGCAGAGCCAAACCTTTCACATCTTACATCCAACTGCAAATGTTCTCTATGACATGGGACTGTGCCAGTCAGGTCACAATTCCAGACAAGGAGATGATTATGCCCGGTGAAGATGCTAC attGCATTTACGACTGCTCAAACCCATGGTGTGCATGACTGGACAAAGATTTACACTGCGACTCGGTGACATAACCCTCGGCACTGGAGTGATCACAAAGATAAACAACAATCTTTCTGAAGAAGAAAGACTCAAGCTCTTGGAAGGAAAGAAGGCACGAGAAAAGGCGGCTGCTAAGAAGTGA
- the LOC115442372 gene encoding GTP-binding nuclear protein Ran, whose translation MADDMPTFKCVLVGDGGTGKTTFVKRHLTGEFEKKYVATLGVEVHPLVFHTNRGPIRFNVWDTAGQEKFGGLRDGYYIQGQCAIIMFDVTSRVTYKNVPNWHRDLVRVCEGIPIVLCGNKVDIKDRKVKAKTIVFHRKKNLQYYDISAKSNYNFEKPFLWLARKLIGDGNLEFVAMPALLPPEVTMDPTWQNQIEKDLQDAQNTALPEEDEDL comes from the exons ATGGCAGATGATATGCCTACATTCAAATGCGTGCTCGTCGGCGATGGTGGTACTGGCAAAACTACGTTCGTAAAACGACATTTGACTGGAGAGTTCGAGAAAAAATACGTTGCCACTCTGGGTGTCGAAGTGCATCCGTTGGTATTCCACACAAACCGTGGGCCTATTCGGTTTAACGTTTGGGACACTGCTGGTCAGGAAAAATTTGGTGGTTTGAGAGACGGTTACTATATTCAAGGACAATGCGCTATTATAATGTTCGATGTAACCTCACGAGTCACCTACAAAAATGTACCGAATTGGCATAGAGATTTAGTCCGAGTTTGTGAAGGCATTCCAATCGTCCTGTGTGGAAACAAAGTAGACATTAAAGATAGAAAAGTAAAGGCCAAAACTATTGTATTCCACAGGAAAAAGAACTTGCAG tATTACGATATCTCTGCCAAGTCAAACTACAACTTCGAAAAACCATTCCTGTGGTTAGCTAGGAAATTAATTGGTGATGGCAACCTTGAGTTTGTTGCCATGCCTGCCCTCCTGCCTCCAGAGGTCACTATGGATCCCACATGGCAAAACCAAATCGAGAAGGATCTCCAGGATGCTCAGAATACTGCTCTGCCAGAGGAAGACGAAGACTTGTAA